A section of the Campylobacter concisus genome encodes:
- the rpoD gene encoding RNA polymerase sigma factor RpoD, protein MSAAKDSFSQIEELFAENAKGFLTYEKLVKLLDKAPTATIVKKIEQLAKTNKVQLITSAEAAKLRNLADAKKRQENAQKSDQDIDEDLDLSGESDLLEWSRSDSPVRMYLREMGQIALLTKDEEVEISKRIELGEDIIIDAFCSVPFLIDFILDYKEPLINRERRVKELFKSFEDESENEENEDSEDDIDEEDEDNEENEAPKKSAKNDKRAEKVIESFKALEKAKKEWLKTANKQDKVESDDTASKMALAFKKKILKEKLMDLGPTSKLISEIVKSMETALKSDDEFDRELKRLEYRLPMFSDELKKNHKSILKDIIKLSKEEIAARVPEATMVSTYVEIKKLFTTKEASKQGFDLEPTRLKEILEQIKRGKKISDEAKARMAKSNLRLVVSIAKRYTNRGLPFLDLIQEGNIGLMKAVDKFEYRKGYKFSTYATWWIRQAISRAIADQARTIRIPIHMIETINRINKINRKYLQEEGKEPDVSVIAKEVGLSVDKVKQVIKITKEPISLEAPIANEEDGKFGDFVEDKSSLSPIDQILKSDLREQIDDVLSQLNEREKAVISMRFGLLEDESDRTLEEIGKALNVTRERVRQIESSAIKKLKHPKVGRKLKNYIEG, encoded by the coding sequence ATGAGCGCCGCAAAAGACTCTTTTTCTCAGATAGAAGAGCTTTTCGCTGAAAATGCAAAAGGCTTTTTGACATACGAAAAATTAGTAAAATTATTAGACAAAGCTCCGACTGCTACGATAGTAAAAAAGATAGAACAACTAGCAAAAACGAATAAAGTCCAGCTCATCACATCTGCTGAGGCTGCAAAGCTTAGAAATTTAGCCGATGCTAAAAAACGCCAAGAAAATGCTCAAAAAAGTGATCAAGATATCGACGAAGACCTCGATCTTTCAGGCGAAAGTGACCTTTTAGAGTGGTCAAGATCTGATAGTCCAGTAAGGATGTATCTAAGAGAGATGGGTCAGATCGCACTTCTTACAAAAGATGAAGAGGTAGAGATCAGCAAAAGAATCGAGCTTGGCGAAGATATCATTATCGATGCATTTTGTTCAGTGCCATTTTTGATAGATTTCATACTTGATTACAAAGAGCCACTTATAAACAGAGAACGCCGTGTAAAAGAGCTTTTTAAGAGTTTTGAGGACGAGAGTGAAAACGAAGAGAATGAAGATAGCGAAGACGATATAGACGAGGAAGATGAGGACAACGAAGAGAACGAAGCTCCTAAAAAATCAGCCAAAAACGACAAACGTGCTGAAAAGGTCATAGAGAGCTTTAAAGCCCTTGAAAAAGCTAAAAAAGAGTGGCTAAAAACTGCAAACAAGCAAGATAAGGTAGAAAGTGACGACACAGCTTCAAAAATGGCTCTTGCATTTAAAAAGAAAATTTTAAAAGAGAAGTTGATGGATCTTGGGCCAACAAGTAAGCTAATCAGCGAAATCGTAAAATCAATGGAAACAGCTCTAAAAAGCGACGATGAATTTGATAGAGAATTAAAACGCTTAGAGTATCGCTTGCCAATGTTTAGTGATGAACTTAAGAAAAATCACAAAAGCATACTAAAAGATATCATCAAGCTTAGTAAGGAAGAAATCGCGGCTCGAGTACCAGAAGCTACAATGGTCTCAACTTATGTCGAGATCAAAAAGCTATTTACTACAAAAGAGGCAAGCAAGCAAGGCTTTGATCTTGAACCAACAAGGCTAAAAGAAATTCTAGAGCAGATCAAACGTGGAAAGAAAATTTCTGACGAGGCAAAAGCTAGAATGGCTAAGTCAAATCTCCGTCTAGTTGTAAGTATCGCGAAACGCTATACAAACAGGGGCTTGCCATTTTTAGATCTCATCCAAGAGGGCAACATTGGCCTTATGAAGGCGGTTGATAAATTTGAATATAGAAAAGGCTATAAATTTTCAACCTACGCCACATGGTGGATCCGCCAGGCTATTTCGCGTGCGATCGCCGATCAGGCAAGGACGATTAGGATACCTATCCATATGATAGAGACGATAAATCGTATCAACAAAATAAACCGCAAATACCTCCAAGAAGAGGGAAAAGAGCCTGATGTGAGCGTTATCGCAAAAGAGGTTGGACTAAGCGTTGATAAGGTAAAGCAAGTCATCAAAATAACAAAAGAGCCTATCAGCCTCGAAGCCCCTATCGCAAACGAAGAAGACGGTAAATTTGGAGATTTTGTTGAGGATAAAAGCTCACTTTCTCCAATTGATCAAATTTTAAAAAGTGACCTTAGAGAGCAGATAGATGACGTACTTTCACAGCTAAATGAGCGTGAAAAAGCGGTTATTTCGATGAGATTTGGCTTGCTTGAAGATGAGAGCGACCGCACACTTGAAGAGATCGGCAAGGCCCTAAATGTCACTCGTGAGCGCGTCCGCCAGATAGAAAGCTCAGCTATAAAAAAACTAAAACACCCAAAAGTCGGTAGAAAACTTAAAAACTACATTGAGGGCTAA
- a CDS encoding Crp/Fnr family transcriptional regulator — MLSEELKEILRERFTNNFDLASEDLNAIFANAYLKTVKKGDIFYSGNDCFGFILILKGVLRAFVSSSAKEITIFRLTKDESCVLCDTCSINSLENKVSVEIEQDSEIIVIPARIYKPLKEKYPSILNFTLKIVADRFARTINVMEQALFLPLSARIMNFLSQSIENLNENFIKITHEELANHLGSAREAVSRVLKELERSGQITQSRGEIRLVS; from the coding sequence ATGCTAAGCGAAGAGTTAAAAGAAATTTTGCGCGAGAGATTTACGAATAATTTCGATCTAGCAAGCGAGGATCTAAATGCGATCTTTGCTAACGCGTATCTAAAAACCGTAAAAAAGGGCGATATATTTTACTCCGGAAACGATTGCTTCGGATTTATCCTTATACTAAAAGGCGTTTTAAGGGCGTTCGTGTCGTCTAGCGCAAAGGAAATAACGATATTTAGACTAACTAAAGACGAGAGTTGCGTGCTGTGCGATACATGTTCTATAAATTCGCTAGAAAATAAAGTAAGCGTCGAAATTGAGCAAGATAGCGAGATTATCGTTATTCCGGCGCGAATTTACAAGCCTCTTAAAGAAAAATATCCGAGCATTTTAAATTTTACTCTAAAAATCGTAGCCGATCGGTTTGCTAGAACCATAAACGTTATGGAACAGGCTTTGTTTTTGCCACTTTCGGCGCGGATTATGAATTTTTTATCTCAAAGCATCGAAAATCTAAACGAAAATTTTATAAAAATAACTCACGAAGAGCTGGCGAATCATCTAGGAAGCGCTAGAGAAGCGGTATCTAGGGTGCTAAAAGAGCTTGAGAGAAGCGGGCAAATAACGCAAAGCCGCGGCGAAATAAGGCTAGTTTCTTAA
- a CDS encoding type II asparaginase, translating to MRLIFKAVLLMILGATLAVAKPTIYILATGGTIAGSGSGSLDSSYTSGTVTVDKLIAAVPDINKIATIKGEQISNIGSQDMNNEVWLKLANRINELLNSGKADGIVITHGTDTMEETAYFLNLVVKSNKPVVLVGAMRNSGSLSADGPLNLFNAVNVAISKDSVGKGVVVTMNDEIQAAREVTKTNTTGVDTFKSPNSGKIGTVFYGNVKYYMNPIRKHTAKSAFDLEGVKELPRVDIIYSHANDNPDFVNIAVKNGAKGIVSAGLGNGNPYFSVLEALGEASKAGVVVVRDSRVGSGETTMNGEVDDAKYGFLTSDNLNAQKARVLLMLALTKTSDKAKIQEYFLTH from the coding sequence ATGCGTTTAATCTTTAAGGCGGTGTTACTCATGATTTTAGGTGCTACTTTAGCGGTTGCAAAGCCAACCATCTACATCCTAGCTACTGGTGGAACGATAGCAGGAAGCGGCTCAGGTTCGCTTGATTCAAGCTATACTTCTGGAACTGTTACGGTCGATAAACTAATCGCAGCCGTGCCAGATATCAACAAGATCGCTACCATAAAAGGCGAGCAAATTTCAAATATCGGCTCACAGGATATGAACAATGAAGTTTGGCTTAAGCTTGCTAATAGAATAAACGAACTTCTAAATAGTGGCAAGGCTGATGGTATCGTCATTACTCACGGCACAGACACTATGGAAGAGACAGCTTACTTTCTAAATTTAGTAGTTAAAAGCAACAAGCCAGTTGTGCTCGTAGGTGCGATGAGAAATAGCGGCTCACTAAGCGCAGACGGCCCGCTAAATCTATTTAATGCTGTAAATGTAGCTATTAGCAAAGATAGCGTAGGAAAAGGCGTTGTAGTTACTATGAATGACGAAATTCAAGCTGCTAGAGAGGTAACCAAAACCAACACAACAGGCGTTGATACATTTAAATCACCAAATAGCGGTAAGATCGGCACAGTCTTTTATGGCAACGTAAAATACTATATGAATCCGATCAGAAAACACACAGCAAAATCAGCATTTGACTTAGAGGGCGTAAAAGAACTTCCAAGAGTTGATATTATCTACTCTCATGCAAATGACAATCCTGACTTTGTAAACATAGCTGTTAAAAACGGCGCAAAAGGTATCGTTAGTGCCGGCCTTGGCAACGGCAACCCTTACTTTAGCGTGCTAGAGGCTCTTGGCGAGGCTTCAAAAGCTGGCGTAGTGGTAGTTCGCGACTCACGTGTAGGAAGCGGCGAGACGACTATGAACGGCGAAGTGGACGACGCAAAATACGGCTTTTTAACAAGCGATAATCTAAACGCGCAAAAAGCTAGAGTGCTTTTAATGCTTGCGCTTACAAAAACAAGCGACAAAGCCAAAATTCAAGAGTATTTTTTGACTCACTAA
- a CDS encoding flagellar hook-basal body protein, which translates to MQNGYYQATAGMVTQFNRLNVISNNLANVNTIGYKRNDVVIGDFARIFKETQDELPLKNHTKDGAKFLNRTLNRVPQVSEEYTDFSAGGFKYSSNTLDFAIKRDDAFFLVDTPNGVKLSKNGSFSLDGDGYIVTKEGYKVLPSGYEAQNPGQRGIQVPQGEVLTADKNGNLYSNNNQFSKFFIAQPREIRDLKKAGDNLFETRNFDDITELDEADSVMQGYAQMSNVNPVLEMVGLIETQRLVDMYQKVMTSHMSDLNQDAVQKLALKA; encoded by the coding sequence ATGCAAAATGGTTATTATCAAGCCACTGCTGGCATGGTAACGCAGTTTAACAGACTAAATGTCATCTCAAACAACCTTGCAAATGTAAATACGATCGGCTACAAGCGAAATGACGTAGTTATCGGTGACTTTGCGAGAATTTTTAAAGAGACGCAAGATGAGCTTCCGCTTAAAAATCACACAAAAGATGGAGCTAAATTTTTAAATAGAACTCTTAACCGCGTGCCACAAGTGAGCGAAGAATACACCGACTTTAGTGCCGGTGGCTTTAAATACAGCTCAAACACGCTTGACTTTGCGATAAAAAGAGATGACGCATTCTTCTTAGTCGATACTCCAAATGGCGTAAAGCTTAGTAAAAACGGCTCTTTTAGTCTTGATGGCGACGGCTACATCGTCACAAAAGAAGGCTATAAAGTTTTACCAAGCGGCTACGAGGCACAAAATCCTGGTCAAAGAGGTATCCAAGTACCACAAGGAGAGGTGCTAACTGCTGATAAAAATGGAAATTTATACTCAAATAACAATCAATTTTCTAAATTTTTTATCGCCCAACCAAGGGAGATAAGAGATCTTAAAAAGGCCGGCGACAACCTCTTTGAAACTAGAAATTTTGACGACATAACCGAGCTTGATGAAGCTGATAGTGTAATGCAAGGATATGCTCAGATGTCAAACGTAAACCCAGTTTTAGAAATGGTGGGTCTAATAGAAACCCAGCGCTTAGTTGATATGTATCAAAAGGTTATGACAAGCCACATGAGTGATCTTAACCAAGATGCTGTTCAAAAACTAGCCCTAAAAGCTTAA
- a CDS encoding DsrE/DsrF/TusD sulfur relay family protein, whose translation MKKFLFILTNQPYNGTDNAYNALRLAKTLKEKGEEVRIFLMNDAVDLARNSTKKPENYDVDLVAMLKELYASGAMLKVCGSCQTRCGLHAGEPYFEAEVKGSMDILSEWVRQCDQVMTF comes from the coding sequence ATGAAAAAATTTCTATTTATACTTACAAATCAACCATACAACGGTACCGACAATGCTTACAACGCATTAAGGCTAGCTAAAACGCTAAAAGAAAAAGGCGAAGAGGTTAGAATTTTTCTAATGAACGACGCGGTCGATCTTGCGCGAAATAGCACCAAAAAGCCGGAAAACTACGACGTAGATCTAGTAGCGATGTTAAAAGAGCTTTACGCTAGCGGCGCTATGCTAAAGGTTTGCGGTAGCTGCCAAACGAGATGCGGTTTGCATGCGGGAGAGCCTTATTTCGAGGCTGAGGTGAAAGGCAGCATGGATATCTTGTCCGAGTGGGTTAGGCAGTGCGATCAAGTGATGACGTTTTAG
- the flgG gene encoding flagellar basal-body rod protein FlgG, which yields MMRSLYTAATGMIAQQTQIDVTSHNIANVNTYGYKKNRAEFADLMYQVMEYAGTATSQTTTSPTGIEVGLGVRPTAINKIFSQGYFKETSNNLDMVIAGNGFFQIQLPDGTTAYTRNGAFKLDANGTIVNSDGYQLIPQITVPANATQISIGTDGTVSVLQAGEREMAQIGQIELANFINPAGLHSMGDNNYLETSASGNVVVGVAGLDGLGTIRQGFVEMSNVQLVEEMTDLITGQRAYEANSKAITTSDSMLEIVNGLKR from the coding sequence ATGATGAGATCACTTTACACTGCGGCCACTGGCATGATAGCCCAGCAGACGCAGATAGATGTAACCTCACACAACATTGCAAACGTAAATACTTATGGATACAAGAAAAATAGGGCTGAATTTGCTGATCTTATGTATCAAGTAATGGAGTACGCAGGTACGGCTACAAGTCAGACTACTACAAGTCCAACTGGTATCGAAGTGGGTCTTGGCGTACGTCCAACGGCGATAAATAAAATTTTTTCTCAGGGCTATTTTAAAGAGACTAGCAATAACCTAGATATGGTAATAGCTGGCAACGGATTTTTTCAGATTCAGTTACCAGATGGCACCACTGCTTATACTAGAAATGGCGCCTTTAAGCTTGATGCAAACGGCACTATTGTAAATAGCGACGGCTATCAGCTGATCCCTCAGATCACAGTCCCTGCAAATGCGACGCAAATTTCTATCGGCACAGATGGCACCGTGTCAGTGCTCCAAGCAGGTGAGAGAGAGATGGCTCAGATAGGTCAGATCGAGTTAGCAAACTTTATAAACCCAGCTGGCCTTCACTCAATGGGTGACAACAACTATCTAGAAACAAGCGCTAGCGGTAACGTGGTGGTGGGTGTGGCAGGACTTGACGGACTTGGTACGATCAGACAAGGATTTGTCGAGATGAGTAACGTTCAGCTGGTCGAAGAGATGACCGATCTTATCACTGGCCAGCGCGCATACGAGGCAAACTCAAAGGCGATAACTACGAGTGATTCGATGCTTGAAATAGTAAATGGGCTTAAAAGGTAG
- a CDS encoding DUF4299 family protein, with translation MSVTFKVKNKKKLLGGYEKALSERKISEFIEGFCFFNGQNDEPSELSLNENVMIAGVWQKSARGFELNYEDGKYIVRVCTPSGIGDWQIALELLSKLSAQTGSKIECDNEEIYDEKQILKFDYEADIMWGLEALKDAKEENQTLHIYGVERDVAFDAVMIDEIFASASPAAKFDEMMRQVQYLDAYSARENLYEDKNGNEIFGAYTLSENLPTILPYAPSPSWQAQEVLGGRKVSRWILTLVVGVDDRDAHVLGECEYNAFMKNLPKEKYRFIDAANVLVEPLSEEEMMEIFKKANEA, from the coding sequence ATGAGCGTAACATTTAAGGTGAAAAATAAAAAGAAGCTTTTGGGCGGATATGAAAAGGCGCTAAGCGAGCGTAAAATTTCAGAGTTTATAGAGGGATTTTGCTTTTTTAATGGTCAAAACGACGAGCCGAGCGAGCTTTCGCTAAACGAAAACGTGATGATTGCTGGCGTATGGCAAAAGAGCGCTCGCGGCTTTGAACTAAACTATGAAGACGGCAAATATATCGTTCGAGTATGCACTCCAAGCGGCATTGGTGACTGGCAGATCGCGCTTGAACTACTCTCAAAGCTCTCAGCTCAAACTGGCTCGAAAATAGAGTGTGACAACGAGGAAATTTACGATGAAAAGCAAATTTTAAAATTTGACTACGAGGCCGACATAATGTGGGGACTCGAAGCTCTAAAGGATGCAAAAGAGGAAAATCAAACGCTTCATATCTATGGCGTGGAGCGCGACGTGGCGTTTGACGCGGTTATGATAGATGAAATTTTTGCAAGTGCTAGCCCTGCGGCTAAATTTGATGAGATGATGAGGCAGGTGCAGTATCTTGACGCTTATAGCGCAAGAGAGAATTTATACGAAGATAAAAACGGGAATGAAATTTTTGGCGCGTATACGCTTAGCGAAAATTTACCGACTATCTTGCCTTACGCTCCATCCCCTTCGTGGCAAGCGCAAGAAGTTCTAGGAGGGCGCAAGGTCTCGCGCTGGATACTTACGCTAGTCGTCGGCGTAGACGATAGGGATGCGCACGTGCTTGGCGAATGCGAATACAACGCTTTTATGAAAAATTTACCAAAAGAAAAATACCGATTCATCGATGCGGCAAATGTGCTAGTTGAGCCGCTTAGCGAAGAAGAGATGATGGAAATTTTTAAAAAGGCAAATGAAGCTTAG
- a CDS encoding branched-chain amino acid transporter permease translates to MISVSSSETVLFVAVLLSALATFITRATPFYALKNHKSNPYLDAIEKHMGMMIMVVLVCYGLKDTKFSEFPYGLSEIVAVFTAILMHLKFKNTLLSIVISTGIYMFLIRIF, encoded by the coding sequence TTGATAAGTGTAAGCTCAAGTGAGACGGTACTTTTTGTGGCGGTGCTTTTAAGTGCTCTAGCTACTTTTATAACGAGGGCAACGCCGTTTTATGCTCTGAAAAACCATAAGTCAAACCCTTATTTAGACGCCATTGAGAAGCATATGGGCATGATGATAATGGTCGTTTTGGTCTGCTACGGCTTAAAAGATACGAAATTTAGCGAGTTTCCTTATGGTTTAAGCGAGATAGTAGCAGTTTTTACGGCTATTTTGATGCATTTAAAATTTAAAAATACCCTTCTTAGCATAGTTATTTCAACTGGAATTTATATGTTTTTGATAAGAATTTTTTAA
- a CDS encoding AzlC family ABC transporter permease codes for MTFNYVFKLSISIFMGYFPLGVAFGILAKSMGVSAFIAVALSTLAYGGAAQFMMLSLFSVGTSYVEVFIVSYLVNLRHTFYGISLLKEYSGIKFRLLNIALLTDETFAIFKNLGLKEASDRSFVFTWLNLLAWSYWAAGTLLGAILGDLIKVDTNGLEFSLTSLFIVVVIEMFKNDKNYRVLFLATFFGVLGVSLFPAKFVLVGSMALCFIFLLLFKDKI; via the coding sequence TTGACATTTAACTACGTTTTTAAACTATCTATTTCTATCTTTATGGGCTATTTTCCGCTTGGTGTCGCATTTGGCATTTTGGCTAAAAGTATGGGTGTTAGCGCATTTATCGCTGTGGCGCTTAGTACGTTAGCATACGGCGGCGCAGCGCAGTTTATGATGCTCTCGCTCTTTAGCGTTGGTACGAGCTATGTTGAGGTTTTTATCGTGAGCTACCTTGTAAATTTGCGCCACACTTTTTATGGAATTTCACTTTTAAAAGAGTATAGTGGGATCAAATTTAGGCTTTTAAACATCGCTTTGCTAACAGATGAGACCTTTGCCATATTTAAAAATTTGGGACTAAAAGAGGCGAGTGATCGAAGTTTTGTCTTTACTTGGCTAAATTTACTTGCATGGTCTTACTGGGCGGCTGGAACACTGCTTGGTGCGATACTTGGTGATCTTATAAAGGTCGATACAAATGGGCTTGAGTTTAGTTTGACATCACTTTTTATAGTGGTTGTCATCGAGATGTTTAAAAATGATAAAAACTACCGCGTACTCTTTTTGGCGACATTTTTTGGTGTGCTTGGAGTGAGCCTATTTCCGGCTAAATTTGTGCTTGTTGGCTCAATGGCGCTTTGTTTTATATTTTTGCTTTTGTTTAAGGATAAAATTTGA
- a CDS encoding tetratricopeptide repeat protein — MKKVILILFCILFSWGKNLDTAKLESECALNNIESCTDLIYIYLDKNECDKMAAMANKACELGNPHSCLFLGNTYLQKDTLAQEKEEGLRLYNKACELKNAFACYTLALIYETGDAGMLQDKNRAKNYYKKACELDLEEACSMLKNF, encoded by the coding sequence ATGAAAAAGGTAATTCTAATTTTATTTTGTATTCTATTTTCTTGGGGTAAAAATTTAGATACTGCCAAGCTTGAAAGTGAATGCGCTTTAAACAACATAGAAAGCTGCACCGATCTTATATATATCTACCTTGACAAAAATGAGTGCGATAAAATGGCAGCTATGGCGAACAAGGCCTGCGAGCTAGGCAATCCACATAGCTGTCTATTTTTAGGAAATACATATCTACAAAAAGACACTCTAGCACAGGAGAAAGAAGAAGGACTTAGACTTTATAATAAGGCATGTGAATTAAAAAATGCATTTGCTTGCTATACTCTTGCACTCATTTATGAAACTGGAGATGCTGGTATGTTGCAAGATAAAAATAGAGCAAAAAACTACTACAAAAAAGCCTGCGAGCTTGATTTGGAAGAAGCATGCAGTATGCTTAAAAATTTTTAA
- a CDS encoding LysE family translocator → MDFLLFFATLAPISLMPGINMTYAMSIGMSFGYKHSLIMMTGQLLSLAFVAFCCMLGVGAVLHHFEYAFKALNIIAGLYMLYLGAMLLFGKGELSITNVSNLPSKKQMFINGLIVCFTNPKAWIFFSALLPTFLDKDDPFSLTRMCVIAATLVFIEFCSLNIYALGGAMLKKFLQTHLRLLEICTAIIVCTIGVLLLFR, encoded by the coding sequence ATGGACTTCTTACTCTTTTTCGCCACGCTTGCTCCTATCTCGCTAATGCCGGGCATCAATATGACCTATGCGATGAGTATCGGTATGAGCTTTGGCTATAAGCACTCGCTTATTATGATGACCGGACAGCTTCTTTCGCTTGCTTTCGTGGCGTTTTGCTGTATGCTTGGCGTGGGCGCGGTGCTTCATCATTTTGAGTACGCATTTAAGGCGCTAAACATCATCGCAGGGCTTTATATGCTCTATCTTGGCGCGATGCTTCTTTTTGGCAAGGGCGAGCTTAGCATAACAAACGTCTCAAATTTACCAAGCAAAAAGCAGATGTTTATAAACGGCCTCATCGTTTGCTTCACAAATCCAAAGGCATGGATATTTTTCTCGGCTTTACTGCCTACATTTTTGGATAAAGACGATCCCTTTAGTCTAACTCGTATGTGCGTGATCGCGGCAACGCTCGTTTTCATCGAGTTTTGCTCGCTAAATATCTACGCGCTTGGCGGAGCTATGCTAAAGAAATTTTTACAAACGCACCTAAGGCTGCTTGAAATTTGCACCGCCATTATCGTTTGCACGATCGGCGTACTTTTACTTTTTAGATAA
- a CDS encoding SLAC1 anion channel family protein — protein MHDVKKNDPQSKIKSLPIMLFAGTMGLGGLCAAYKKLSEIFDLPGEIFSVLRALDCTVFCLLLAFYLFKILKFKEEVKAEFLHPIKINFFGGFIISLFLLALAYKDAPRLYYSLFYAALGLQTIFTLYVISFWIDEKFDIAMLNPAWFIPVVGNLLIPIIAEKSQAIWYYFSLGLFFWIILFAVIFYRLVFCDKLADKFVPTLVITLAPPAMAFLGYVKLTEQFDAFAAILLNINVFFVALILFSYKRFIKLKFALSWWAFTFPTAASSIAFLKAYEITQSDFYLVLGVGAFAALVASILMVGFLTVKSIVNGEIFSEK, from the coding sequence ATGCACGACGTTAAGAAAAACGACCCGCAAAGCAAAATAAAATCGCTGCCGATTATGCTTTTTGCCGGTACTATGGGGCTTGGAGGGCTTTGCGCGGCTTATAAGAAACTAAGCGAGATATTTGATTTGCCGGGCGAGATATTCTCGGTGCTTAGAGCGCTAGACTGCACGGTATTTTGCCTACTTTTGGCGTTTTACCTCTTTAAGATTTTAAAATTTAAAGAAGAGGTAAAGGCCGAATTTTTGCATCCCATAAAGATAAATTTTTTCGGCGGATTTATCATCTCGCTTTTTCTTTTAGCTCTAGCCTACAAAGACGCGCCGCGATTATACTACTCGCTTTTTTACGCGGCTTTAGGCTTGCAAACGATTTTTACGCTTTATGTCATTTCTTTTTGGATCGACGAAAAATTCGATATCGCGATGCTAAATCCGGCATGGTTTATCCCGGTAGTGGGTAACTTGTTAATTCCGATCATAGCCGAAAAATCTCAAGCGATCTGGTATTATTTTAGTTTGGGGCTATTTTTCTGGATTATTTTATTCGCTGTTATATTTTACAGGCTAGTTTTTTGCGATAAGTTAGCCGACAAATTCGTCCCGACGCTAGTCATTACGCTAGCGCCGCCGGCTATGGCGTTTTTGGGATACGTAAAATTAACCGAGCAATTCGATGCTTTTGCGGCGATACTGCTTAATATAAACGTATTTTTCGTGGCGCTTATACTTTTTTCGTATAAAAGATTTATTAAACTCAAATTCGCCCTATCGTGGTGGGCTTTTACCTTCCCGACGGCCGCTAGCTCCATAGCGTTTTTAAAAGCTTACGAAATTACGCAAAGCGATTTTTATTTAGTTTTAGGAGTCGGCGCTTTTGCGGCTCTAGTCGCTTCGATTTTGATGGTCGGGTTTTTAACGGTTAAATCTATAGTAAACGGCGAAATTTTTTCAGAAAAATAG